In Dryobates pubescens isolate bDryPub1 chromosome 26, bDryPub1.pri, whole genome shotgun sequence, a single window of DNA contains:
- the TUBB1 gene encoding tubulin beta-1 chain, producing the protein MREIVHLQIGQCGNQIGSKFWEVISDEHGIDIAGNYRGGASLQLERINVYFNEAYSHKYVPRSILVDLEPGTMDSVRSSKIGPLFRPDNFIHGNSGAGNNWAKGHYTEGAELIENVMDVVRNECESCDCLQGFQLIHSLGGGTGSGMGTLLINKIREEYPDRIMNTFSVVPSPKVSDTVVEPYNAILSIHQLIENTDETFCIDNEALYDICFRTLKLTNPTYGDLNHLVSLTMSGVTTSLRFPGQLNADLRKLAVNMVPFPRLHFFMPGFAPLTARGSQQYRALSVPELTQQMFDARNMMAACDPRRGRYLTVACIFRGRMSTREVDEQLLSVQTKNSSYFVEWIPNNVKVAVCDIPPRGLKMAATFIGNNTAIQELFIRVSEQFSAMFRRKAFLHWYTGEGMDEMEFSEAEGNTNDLVSEYQQYQDATADVEEYEEVEVEASPEKEAA; encoded by the exons ATGCGTGAAATTGTGCACCTCCAGATTGGCCAGTGTGGGAACCAAATTGGCTCTAAG ttttggGAGGTGATAAGTGATGAACATGGGATTGACATCGCTGGAAACTACCGTGGGGGTGCATCGCTGCAGCTTGAGCGAATTAATGTGTACTTCAACGAGGCTTACT CCCATAAATACGTGCCACGTTCTATCTTGGTGGACCTGGAACCTGGTACAATGGACAGCGTACGATCCAGCAAAATAGGCCCACTCTTCCGGCCTGACAATTTTATTCATG GTAATTCAGGTGCTGGAAACAACTGGGCTAAGGGTCATTACACAGAAGGTGCTGAACTGATTGAAAATGTCATGGATGTGGTCAGGAACGAGTGTGAGAGCTGTGACTGCCTTCAGGGATTCCAGCTCATCCATTCGCTGGGTGGTGGCACAGGCTCAGGTATGGGCACTCTCCTCATCAACAAAATCAGAGAAGAATATCCCGACAGGATTATGAACACTTTCAGCGTTGTGCCTTCACCCAAAGTATCTGACACGGTCGTAGAGCCATATAATGCCATCCTCTCCATCCATCAGCTAATAGAGAACACAGATGAAACCTTTTGCATTGACAATGAAGCTCTATACGACATATGCTTTAGAACTTTAAAGCTCACCAATCCCACATATGGAGACCTCAACCATTTAGTGTCCCTAACGATGAGCGGTGTCACAACTTCACTCCGTTTTCCCGGGCAGCTGAATGCAGATCTGAGGAAGCTGGCTGTTAACATGGTGCCCTTTCCTCGCCTGCATTTCTTTATGCCAGGCTTTGCTCCACTGACAGCTCGAGGCAGCCAACAGTACAGAGCCCTCTCAGTGCCAGAGCTTACTCAACAGATGTTTGATGCACGCAACATGATGGCAGCTTGTGACCCTCGTCGTGGACGTTACTTGACCGTGGCATGCATCTTCAGAGGCCGAATGTCTACCAGAGAAGTGGATGAGCAGTTGCTGTCTGTCCAGACCAAGAACAGTTCCTACTTTGTGGAGTGGATCCCTAATAATGTCAAAGTGGCCGTGTGTGACATACCACCACGAGGGCTGAAGATGGCAGCTACCTTCATTGGCAATAACACAGCCATTCAGGAGCTTTTCATCAGGGTTTCTGAACAGTTCTCAGCTATGTTCAGAAGAAAAGCATTTCTCCACTGGTATACTGGTGAAGGAATGGATGAGATGGAGTTCTCTGAAGCAGAAGGTAACACCAATGACCTTGTGTCCGAGTACCAACAGTACCAGGATGCAACAGCAGATGTTGAGGAGTATGAAGAGGTAGAAGTGGAAGCCAGCCCAGAAAAGGAAGCAGCATAA
- the ATP5F1E gene encoding ATP synthase subunit epsilon, mitochondrial gives MVAYWRQAGLSYIRYSQICAQVVRAAMKPQYKAEAERAAMATVKTVKPKKE, from the exons ATGGTGGCTTACTGGCGGCAGGCCGGGCTCAG TTACATCCGCTATTCCCAGATCTGTGCCCAGGTTGTTAGAGCGGCCATGAAGCCTCAGTacaaagcagaggcagagagggcGGCAATGGCTACCGTGAAAACGGTAAAACCCAAGAAGGAATAA